Proteins from a genomic interval of Zingiber officinale cultivar Zhangliang chromosome 2A, Zo_v1.1, whole genome shotgun sequence:
- the LOC122044229 gene encoding leucine-rich repeat extensin-like protein 3, translating to MAALLLLLSLLLIVSPSFSFFVASSVVVQAPAEFAPKPPSQAHVVEEELRKSRTRSRSRRRRPWPRPRQTSPSCDPLFRYLFGACGRWPFPTTPFPDNPFVPSPPPPPFVLPPPAPLRAPPLVPSPPPPVTSPPPPPVTSPPPPSPPLLPPVFLPPPLPPPPPPLVPSPPPPLVNLNHPPTIPRFPSPPLLSSPPPPPPVFLPPPPPPLVPSPPPPLVNLNPPPTIPRFPSPPLLPSPPPPPLIPFLSFPPPAYVFPTPPVPVAVLPPPSFPAIEPPPLVPLPPADPDFPGIPSSPVVPFDPPPTAFPPPLLEFPPSYPFPPQVPVIGTPPSSDDHPIVPPPPLVPVGSSPPEEFPPLPMFPPQFPTYGPPTLFLQPPLLPIGYDLPTPTGIEQPPIPFPPPLVPQSESPPMLFPPEVSTDRAPSTSLLPPSVPVGDALPIPPAETEKP from the coding sequence ATGGCGGCGCTGCTCCTCCTTCTCTCCCTCCTCCTAATTGTCTCTCCCTCATTCTCCTTCTTCGTGGCGTCATCTGTTGTAGTGCAAGCTCCTGCGGAGTTTGCTCCTAAACCACCGAGCCAGGCGCACGTAGTAGaagaagagctgagaaagagcaGAACACGAAGTCGAAGTAGAAGGCGGCGGCCATGGCCGCGGCCACGGCAGACATCGCCGTCGTGTGATCCTCTGTTCCGGTATCTATTCGGAGCGTGCGGACGGTGGCCGTTTCCTACCACGCCTTTCCCCGATAACCCTTTCGTCCCTTCTCCGCCGCCGCCTCCCTTTGTTCTTCCTCCGCCCGCACCACTTCGGGCGCCGCCGCTTGTTCCATCTCCGCCACCTCCTGTGACAAGTCCTCCACCACCTCCTGTGACAAGTCCTCCACCACCGTCGCCGCCACTTCTGCCGCCAGTGTTCCTGCCTCCTCCTCTGCCTCCGCCTCCGCCGCCTTTGGTGCCCTCTCCACCGCCTCCATTGGTTAATCTTAATCATCCGCCAACGATTCCTCGGTTTCCCTCGCCGCCTCTCCTTTCCTCGCCGCCACCTCCCCCGCCAGTGTTCCtacctccgcctccgcctccttTGGTACCCTCTCCGCCGCCTCCATTGGTTAATCTTAATCCTCCGCCAACGATTCCTCGGTTTCCCTCGCCGCCTCTCCTTccctcgccgccgccgccgcctttgATTCCGTTTCTTTCCTTTCCACCACCGGCATACGTCTTCCCGACGCCTCCGGTGCCCGTAGCGGTGCTTCCTCCGCCAAGCTTTCCGGCAATAGAGCCGCCTCCGTTGGTTCCGCTCCCACCCGCCGACCCCGATTTCCCGGGAATACCATCCTCTCCCGTCGTTCCGTTCGACCCACCTCCGACGGCATTTCCGCCGCCGCTACTAGAGTTCCCGCCATCCTATCCTTTCCCGCCGCAAGTTCCGGTTATCGGCACTCCCCCGTCGAGCGATGACCACCCGATCGTTCCACCGCCGCCGTTGGTTCCAGTAGGCAGCAGCCCCCCGGAAGAATTCCCACCACTGCCGATGTTTCCGCCTCAATTCCCGACGTATGGGCCCCCTACCCTGTTTCTCCAGCCACCGTTGTTGCCCATCGGGTACGACCTTCCGACTCCTACTGGAATAGAGCAACCGCCTATTCCATTTCCCCCGCCGTTGGTTCCGCAGTCCGAAAGCCCGCCGATGTTATTCCCTCCGGAAGTTTCAACAGACAGGGCTCCTTCAACTTCTCTTCTGCCGCCGTCGGTGCCGGTCGGAGACGCCCTCCCGATTCCGCCGGCGGAAACAGAGAAGCCTTAA